One window of Rhodothermales bacterium genomic DNA carries:
- a CDS encoding FAD-dependent oxidoreductase, which yields MEEPFDCIVVGGGIAGLSAAMVLARAGRRFLLIERGEFCGSKNVSGGVLWGTDLERLVPGYWEEEAGWERFVNHRRLSFMDPGSCFSVDFKSNHFDTPPYQGVMVLRARFDAWLAEKVEEVIEAGPAAEESFLATNILVEELIQDDSGKVVGIRAGEEQFFAHSVILAEGVNNLLTRQIGLEEKYVPADHVAVGVKEVIRFDRKVLEDRFQLRGRSGMTNEFVGACSEGVDGGGFLYTNEESVSIGLVLGMADLRDKGLKPYDILNTFKAHPTVADMLQGGEPVEYSAHVVSTGDIRGMPREIYADGVMVVGEAAHLLLNAGKAIQGMDYAMRSGMLAAETAIAAADTGDASSAVLKQYRDALEASYVMQDMRSFQDAVHLLHSETMGQKVPKVVCDFGRQFFTVGNAPTPKAGKMMRTAVKRHASYWELVKLGAKAARAL from the coding sequence ATGGAAGAACCCTTTGACTGCATCGTCGTCGGTGGTGGCATTGCCGGCCTGAGCGCCGCGATGGTCCTGGCCCGGGCGGGACGCCGGTTTCTGCTGATCGAGCGCGGCGAGTTCTGCGGGTCCAAAAACGTTTCCGGCGGGGTGCTCTGGGGTACCGATCTCGAGCGACTGGTGCCCGGGTACTGGGAGGAAGAAGCCGGTTGGGAGCGGTTCGTGAACCACCGCCGGCTGTCCTTCATGGATCCGGGGTCGTGCTTCTCGGTGGACTTCAAGAGCAACCACTTCGACACGCCGCCCTACCAGGGCGTGATGGTGCTCCGGGCGCGGTTCGACGCCTGGCTGGCAGAGAAAGTCGAAGAGGTGATTGAAGCCGGTCCGGCCGCCGAGGAGAGCTTCCTCGCCACAAATATTCTTGTTGAGGAGCTCATCCAGGACGACAGCGGCAAGGTCGTAGGCATTCGGGCCGGGGAAGAGCAGTTTTTTGCGCATTCGGTGATTCTGGCCGAGGGCGTCAACAACCTCTTGACCCGCCAGATCGGCCTGGAGGAGAAGTACGTGCCGGCCGATCACGTGGCCGTCGGCGTGAAAGAGGTCATCCGGTTTGACCGCAAGGTGCTGGAGGACCGTTTCCAGCTGCGGGGTCGCAGCGGCATGACCAACGAATTCGTGGGCGCGTGCTCGGAGGGCGTGGACGGCGGCGGATTCCTGTATACGAATGAGGAGTCCGTGTCGATCGGTCTCGTGCTCGGCATGGCCGACCTGCGAGACAAGGGCCTGAAGCCTTACGACATCCTGAACACGTTCAAGGCACATCCAACTGTGGCGGACATGCTGCAGGGGGGCGAGCCGGTTGAGTACTCCGCTCACGTCGTGTCCACCGGTGATATCCGGGGCATGCCCAGGGAGATCTACGCCGACGGTGTGATGGTGGTCGGAGAGGCTGCACACCTGCTTCTAAACGCTGGAAAGGCCATTCAGGGCATGGACTACGCCATGCGCAGCGGCATGCTGGCGGCGGAGACCGCCATTGCGGCCGCCGATACGGGCGATGCGTCCAGTGCCGTGCTGAAACAGTATCGCGATGCCCTGGAGGCCAGTTACGTCATGCAGGACATGCGTAGTTTCCAGGACGCCGTGCACCTGCTGCACAGCGAAACCATGGGACAAAAAGTGCCGAAGGTCGTGTGTGACTTCGGCCGCCAGTTCTTTACGGTCGGCAACGCGCCCACACCAAAGGCCGGCAAGATGATGCGAACCGCGGTGAAGCGGCACGCGTCGTACTGGGAGCTCGTCAAACTCGGAGCCAAAGCAGCCCGCGCGCTATGA
- a CDS encoding electron transfer flavoprotein subunit alpha/FixB family protein, protein MSRILVYVAADGGRLKRSSLEVLSHARSQAHSRGWTVDALLASPSASSLAGELAAFGPDRVLTIEHEALGTHSTQALLAALSTAVQACDPAVVALASTEAVKDVLGALAVRSGSAAIPDVASFELTDDGVEALRPVMAAKHLARTSASGQRVLVSVRSGSYDAVPEAGSPAVEAVPFDYDASNPAVVLRELLTSGGDAVDLNEARVVVAAGRGVKDDEGKALVQELADLFGGAVGASRAVVENGLFPATAQIGQTGKVVSPELYFAVGISGAIQHVAGMANSKVIVAINKDADAPIFQYATYGLVGDLYKIMPPLIQELKAAQAAG, encoded by the coding sequence GTGAGTCGGATTCTCGTCTACGTGGCCGCCGACGGCGGACGTCTCAAGCGTTCGTCGCTTGAAGTGCTCAGTCATGCCCGCTCCCAGGCCCACTCCCGTGGCTGGACGGTCGATGCGCTGCTTGCCTCTCCGTCTGCGTCTTCGCTGGCCGGAGAGCTTGCCGCCTTCGGTCCGGATCGCGTGCTGACCATCGAGCATGAGGCCCTGGGGACGCACAGCACGCAGGCGTTGCTCGCGGCGCTCTCGACGGCCGTACAGGCGTGCGACCCCGCCGTAGTGGCGCTTGCTTCCACCGAGGCCGTCAAGGACGTGCTGGGCGCACTTGCCGTGCGCTCCGGTTCGGCGGCGATCCCGGACGTGGCGTCGTTTGAACTCACGGACGATGGGGTCGAGGCCCTCCGGCCGGTCATGGCGGCCAAGCATCTGGCCCGGACCAGCGCAAGCGGCCAGCGAGTCCTGGTCTCCGTGCGCTCGGGCTCCTACGATGCGGTGCCGGAAGCCGGATCACCCGCCGTGGAAGCCGTGCCGTTCGACTACGACGCGTCCAATCCGGCCGTGGTGCTGCGTGAACTGCTGACATCGGGTGGCGACGCCGTGGACCTGAACGAGGCACGTGTGGTGGTGGCCGCGGGGCGAGGCGTCAAGGATGACGAAGGCAAGGCCCTGGTCCAGGAACTGGCGGACCTGTTTGGGGGCGCCGTCGGCGCATCGCGGGCCGTTGTGGAGAACGGGCTGTTTCCGGCCACCGCGCAGATCGGACAGACCGGCAAGGTGGTCTCGCCGGAGCTCTACTTCGCCGTCGGCATCAGCGGTGCCATTCAGCACGTGGCGGGCATGGCCAACAGCAAGGTGATCGTGGCCATCAACAAGGATGCAGATGCCCCGATATTCCAGTATGCTACGTATGGCCTGGTCGGCGACCTGTACAAGATCATGCCTCCCCTCATTCAGGAACTGAAGGCGGCCCAGGCCGCCGGCTGA
- a CDS encoding electron transfer flavoprotein subunit beta/FixA family protein, giving the protein MVLNAYDASAVEEALVLKEKHGGSVDLVLIGPEGARETIRKALAMGADAAHHIVRDDASDLDSNAVSEILAEFFSGQSFDVVATGKQSQDTDAGLAGSMLAERLGMPYASNAVGLDIDGDKLVVTRQGDAGQEVLEVSTPCLVTCSNDMNNPRIPSLKGIMAAKRKPVEQSESGAGAVLTTVSGLEPVPAREPGQTLEGEPSELASDVVNRLVNEAKVEL; this is encoded by the coding sequence ATGGTGCTCAATGCCTACGACGCCTCTGCCGTCGAGGAAGCGCTGGTCCTCAAGGAGAAGCATGGCGGGTCCGTGGACCTCGTGCTCATCGGCCCTGAGGGTGCCCGGGAAACCATTCGAAAGGCACTGGCGATGGGCGCCGATGCGGCCCATCACATTGTGCGCGACGACGCGTCCGATCTGGACTCGAACGCGGTCTCGGAGATCCTGGCCGAGTTTTTCTCAGGTCAGTCGTTCGATGTCGTGGCGACCGGCAAACAGTCGCAGGACACCGACGCCGGTTTGGCCGGCAGCATGCTAGCCGAGCGACTCGGGATGCCATACGCCAGCAACGCGGTCGGGCTGGATATCGACGGCGACAAGCTGGTCGTGACGCGCCAGGGCGATGCGGGACAGGAGGTGCTCGAAGTCAGCACGCCCTGCCTTGTCACCTGCTCGAATGACATGAACAACCCGCGTATCCCGAGTCTGAAGGGCATCATGGCCGCCAAGCGTAAGCCCGTCGAGCAATCGGAGTCGGGCGCAGGTGCTGTCCTGACGACCGTGTCCGGTCTCGAGCCCGTGCCTGCGCGGGAGCCTGGCCAGACGCTCGAGGGTGAGCCCTCCGAGCTGGCGTCGGACGTGGTGAACCGTCTCGTGAACGAAGCCAAGGTGGAACTGTGA
- the hemW gene encoding radical SAM family heme chaperone HemW: MAGIYIHVPFCERRCTYCDFYFVTTARSHAPFVRAVTAEIAHYGGEYASREPIETIYFGGGTPSRLNAQDVEAILRALNDAFDTSAVREVTFEMNPDDAGLTYLRQLKALGINRLSIGIQSFFEADLTFMNRSHSELQARQVVDTVREAGFENFSIDLIFGVPDQPEEYWAANLERAVTMEVPHISTYSLTVEEGTVLANQVRRGIVQPREDEDTSDQYLFTMEYLESRGMEHYEISSFARPGFRSQHNASYWRHANYLGFGPSAHSFWWKGLPARRWANIRNLRAYEAFVDGGQLPLDYREDLLLDDLADEYIMLALRTREGIDLELLEQRYGVDLLDENLENIAWLEEAGHIEPVSGRRLRLTPQGRTVCDSVVRRLALS, encoded by the coding sequence TTGGCCGGGATCTACATCCACGTGCCGTTCTGTGAGCGGCGCTGCACGTACTGCGACTTCTACTTCGTGACGACGGCGCGATCGCATGCGCCGTTCGTGCGGGCCGTCACGGCGGAGATCGCCCACTATGGCGGCGAGTACGCCAGCCGCGAGCCCATCGAAACGATCTACTTCGGAGGGGGCACGCCGAGTCGGCTGAACGCCCAGGATGTGGAGGCCATTCTGCGCGCACTGAATGACGCCTTCGACACGTCCGCTGTGCGGGAAGTGACGTTCGAAATGAACCCGGACGACGCAGGCCTGACCTACCTGCGTCAGCTCAAGGCATTGGGCATCAACAGGTTGAGCATCGGCATCCAGAGTTTTTTCGAGGCCGATCTGACGTTCATGAACCGCAGCCATTCGGAGCTCCAGGCCCGGCAGGTGGTGGACACGGTTCGGGAGGCGGGCTTCGAGAACTTCTCCATCGACCTCATTTTCGGCGTGCCGGATCAGCCTGAAGAGTACTGGGCCGCCAACCTTGAGCGCGCGGTTACGATGGAGGTACCGCATATCTCTACCTACTCTCTCACCGTGGAAGAGGGCACGGTACTGGCCAACCAGGTGCGCCGCGGGATCGTACAGCCGCGTGAGGATGAGGACACGTCCGACCAGTACCTGTTTACGATGGAGTACCTGGAGTCCCGCGGCATGGAGCACTACGAGATCTCGAGCTTCGCCCGCCCGGGGTTCCGCTCGCAGCACAACGCGAGCTACTGGCGACACGCCAACTATCTGGGGTTCGGTCCATCGGCCCACTCGTTCTGGTGGAAGGGTCTGCCGGCACGACGCTGGGCCAACATCCGAAACCTGCGCGCGTACGAAGCTTTCGTCGACGGCGGCCAACTGCCGCTCGACTACCGTGAGGACCTCCTCCTGGATGACCTGGCGGATGAATACATCATGCTTGCCCTGCGCACACGCGAGGGCATTGATCTGGAACTGCTCGAGCAGCGCTACGGCGTTGATCTGCTCGACGAGAACCTGGAAAACATCGCATGGCTGGAAGAGGCCGGACACATCGAACCGGTATCAGGACGGCGACTTCGCCTGACCCCTCAGGGACGCACGGTGTGCGATTCCGTGGTGCGGCGGCTTGCGCTCTCCTGA
- a CDS encoding DUF192 domain-containing protein: MLLGLAACANEQTESIPQDIEFRGDGVLDFLRPDSTVITRIAIEIAVSDSAQARGMMDRRSMPDRGGMLFYYDETGERSFWMRNTPLSLDIIFVGEDDRIVNIAKRATPYSEARINSDGPVRHVLEVRAGFTDRYGIEPGTLIRWRRSE, encoded by the coding sequence ATGCTGCTGGGCCTCGCGGCCTGCGCCAACGAGCAGACCGAGAGCATTCCACAGGACATTGAGTTCCGGGGCGATGGGGTCCTGGACTTCCTCCGGCCCGACTCCACGGTCATCACGCGCATCGCCATCGAGATCGCCGTCAGCGATTCGGCGCAGGCCCGTGGCATGATGGATCGCCGCAGCATGCCTGACCGGGGCGGCATGCTGTTCTACTACGACGAGACGGGCGAGCGCAGCTTCTGGATGCGCAACACGCCGCTGAGTCTGGATATCATTTTTGTGGGCGAGGACGACCGTATCGTCAACATCGCCAAGAGGGCCACCCCCTATTCCGAGGCCCGCATCAACTCGGACGGGCCGGTTCGTCACGTTCTGGAGGTGCGGGCCGGCTTTACAGACCGATACGGCATCGAACCCGGAACCCTGATCCGATGGAGACGCTCCGAATGA
- a CDS encoding DUF192 domain-containing protein, with translation METLRMTRILLLALILAACASPESAPESAPEPATEAEIPFRKDGELTLMRGDEDVVTLDIEIADTDSSRNRGLMERTSLPDRSGMLFVFDEPGMQGFYMANTPMSLDFFFIGEDSVIVNTVKYAPPLSLETIASTGPVIWVLEVPAGFIDTWGLVAGDRVRWSRTE, from the coding sequence ATGGAGACGCTCCGAATGACCCGCATCCTGCTCCTGGCGCTGATTCTGGCAGCCTGCGCATCGCCAGAATCTGCGCCCGAATCTGCTCCTGAACCCGCCACGGAAGCTGAAATCCCGTTCCGCAAGGACGGCGAACTGACCCTGATGCGGGGTGACGAGGACGTTGTCACGCTCGACATCGAGATCGCGGATACCGACTCGTCACGCAACCGTGGGCTCATGGAGCGCACCTCTCTCCCCGACCGCTCCGGCATGCTGTTCGTGTTCGACGAACCGGGCATGCAGGGCTTCTACATGGCGAATACGCCCATGTCACTGGACTTCTTCTTTATCGGAGAGGACTCGGTGATCGTGAACACGGTCAAATACGCTCCCCCTCTCAGCCTTGAGACCATCGCCAGCACCGGACCCGTGATCTGGGTGCTCGAGGTGCCCGCAGGATTTATCGACACCTGGGGACTTGTGGCCGGCGACCGGGTGCGCTGGAGCCGGACCGAGTAG
- a CDS encoding iron-sulfur cluster assembly accessory protein, with protein sequence MTIEISDRAADQIRRTAAAESVDLQQVMLRVAVVPGGCSGLSYELGWDTTVQDSDHVSHGEGLRVVVDRKSALYLEGTMLDFTDGLDGQGFHFNNPQASRTCACGESFGL encoded by the coding sequence ATGACGATCGAAATCAGTGATCGAGCAGCGGACCAGATCCGTCGAACAGCGGCTGCTGAGTCCGTCGACCTGCAGCAGGTCATGCTGCGCGTTGCGGTTGTGCCTGGTGGTTGCTCCGGCCTCAGTTACGAGCTTGGCTGGGACACCACGGTGCAGGACTCAGACCACGTCTCTCACGGGGAAGGACTGCGCGTGGTGGTAGACCGCAAGAGCGCGCTGTACCTCGAGGGCACCATGCTCGATTTCACCGACGGCCTGGACGGCCAGGGCTTTCATTTCAACAACCCGCAGGCCTCGCGCACATGCGCCTGCGGCGAGTCGTTCGGGCTCTAG
- the sufB gene encoding Fe-S cluster assembly protein SufB: MSTTGTEYLHEVADSDYEWGFVTEIESDTVPKGLSEDVIRLISSKKEEPQWLLDWRLRAFRYFEKLLAEKGMPRWAHLDFPEVDFQDISYYSAPNSKPKYESLDEVDPKLLETFERLGIPIQEQKMLAGVAVDVVMDSVSVATTFKDELAKQGVVFCSFSEAVEKHPDLVKKYMGSVVPHTDNLFAALNSAVFTDGSFAYIPKGVRCPMELSTYFRINEAGTGQFERTLIVAEDDSYVSYLEGCTAPRRDENQLHAAVVEIVAKKGAEVKYSTVQNWYPGDAEGKGGVFNFVTKRGICEGDDSKISWTQLETGSAITWKYPSVILKGDRSVGEFYSVAFTKGRQQADTGTKMIHLGKNTSSTIISKGISAGFSQNSYRGLVKIAPKAAGARNFSQCDSMLLGDRCGAHTFPYLEIAHPGAKVEHEATTSKVGEDQIFYCNQRGISEQDAIKLIVNGFCKEILAKLPMEFAVEAQKLLAIELEGSVG, from the coding sequence ATGAGCACGACGGGCACAGAGTACCTCCACGAAGTCGCTGACAGTGACTACGAGTGGGGCTTCGTCACGGAGATCGAGTCGGATACTGTACCGAAAGGACTTTCGGAGGACGTCATCCGGCTAATTTCTTCCAAGAAGGAGGAGCCGCAGTGGCTGCTTGACTGGCGTCTGCGCGCCTTCCGGTACTTTGAGAAGCTGCTGGCCGAGAAGGGCATGCCGCGCTGGGCTCACCTGGACTTCCCGGAAGTGGACTTCCAGGACATCAGCTACTACTCGGCTCCCAACAGCAAGCCGAAGTACGAGAGCCTCGACGAAGTCGATCCCAAGCTGCTGGAAACGTTCGAGCGTCTTGGCATTCCGATCCAGGAGCAGAAAATGCTCGCGGGTGTGGCGGTCGATGTGGTCATGGACTCGGTTTCGGTCGCGACCACATTCAAGGACGAGTTGGCCAAGCAGGGCGTGGTGTTCTGCTCATTCAGCGAGGCGGTCGAAAAGCATCCGGACCTGGTCAAGAAATACATGGGTTCGGTGGTCCCTCACACGGACAACCTTTTCGCGGCCCTGAACTCCGCCGTGTTCACCGACGGTTCCTTTGCGTACATCCCCAAGGGGGTACGCTGCCCCATGGAGCTGTCCACCTACTTCCGCATCAATGAGGCGGGTACCGGCCAGTTCGAGCGCACGCTGATTGTGGCCGAGGACGATTCCTACGTCTCCTACCTGGAGGGCTGCACGGCTCCGCGCCGTGACGAGAATCAGCTGCACGCGGCGGTTGTGGAGATCGTGGCCAAGAAGGGCGCTGAGGTCAAGTACTCAACCGTGCAGAACTGGTATCCCGGAGACGCGGAGGGCAAGGGCGGCGTCTTCAACTTTGTCACCAAGCGCGGCATCTGCGAGGGAGACGACTCCAAGATCTCCTGGACCCAGCTGGAAACCGGCAGCGCCATCACCTGGAAGTATCCGAGTGTCATCCTGAAGGGTGATCGCTCGGTTGGCGAGTTCTACTCGGTGGCGTTCACCAAGGGTCGCCAGCAGGCTGACACCGGCACGAAGATGATCCACCTGGGCAAGAACACGTCCAGCACGATCATTTCGAAGGGCATCTCCGCCGGGTTCAGCCAGAACAGCTATCGCGGTCTGGTCAAGATCGCCCCGAAGGCGGCTGGCGCACGCAACTTTTCGCAGTGCGATTCCATGCTGCTCGGAGATCGCTGCGGCGCACACACGTTCCCCTACCTGGAGATCGCCCATCCGGGAGCGAAAGTGGAGCACGAAGCGACCACCTCGAAGGTGGGGGAAGACCAGATTTTCTACTGCAACCAGCGCGGCATTTCCGAGCAGGACGCGATCAAACTGATCGTCAACGGTTTCTGCAAGGAGATCCTGGCCAAACTCCCGATGGAGTTTGCCGTGGAGGCGCAGAAGCTGCTCGCCATCGAACTGGAAGGAAGCGTCGGCTAG
- the sufC gene encoding Fe-S cluster assembly ATPase SufC encodes MLDIKNLHAEIEEDGTEILKGIDLNVGSGEVHAIMGPNGSGKSTLASVLAGRDGYEVTEGSVDFDGEDLLDMDPDERAREGVFLAFQYPVELPGVNMSTFLRHAVNSVREHRGEDELSAVDFLKLMKEKAALVNLDPSLKQRAVNEGFSGGEKKRNEIFQLAMLEPKLAVLDETDSGLDIDALRIVADGVNRLRNQNRSFVVITHYQRLLEYIVPDYVHVLMDGKIVKSGGRELALKLEEQGYDWIKDEAVPA; translated from the coding sequence ATGCTCGACATCAAGAATCTTCACGCCGAGATTGAAGAGGACGGCACGGAGATCCTCAAAGGAATCGACCTGAACGTCGGATCCGGCGAAGTGCACGCCATCATGGGGCCCAATGGCTCCGGAAAAAGCACGCTGGCCTCCGTACTGGCCGGCCGTGACGGCTACGAAGTCACCGAAGGTTCGGTGGACTTCGACGGCGAGGACCTGCTGGACATGGACCCGGATGAACGCGCCCGCGAAGGGGTGTTTCTGGCCTTCCAGTACCCGGTTGAACTTCCGGGCGTCAACATGTCGACTTTCCTTCGCCACGCGGTCAACTCCGTTCGTGAGCACCGCGGTGAAGACGAGTTGAGTGCGGTCGACTTCCTGAAGCTGATGAAGGAGAAGGCTGCCCTGGTGAATCTGGATCCCAGCCTGAAGCAACGCGCAGTCAACGAAGGTTTCTCCGGCGGCGAAAAGAAGCGGAACGAGATTTTCCAGCTTGCCATGCTTGAGCCCAAGCTCGCCGTGCTGGACGAGACCGATTCAGGCCTCGATATCGACGCGCTCCGCATTGTGGCAGACGGCGTGAACCGTCTTCGCAATCAGAATCGCTCGTTCGTGGTCATTACCCACTACCAGCGTCTTCTGGAGTACATCGTACCGGACTATGTACATGTGCTCATGGACGGAAAGATCGTCAAGTCCGGGGGCCGCGAGTTGGCGCTCAAGCTCGAAGAGCAGGGCTACGACTGGATCAAAGACGAAGCAGTGCCCGCCTGA
- the sufD gene encoding Fe-S cluster assembly protein SufD, with product MADNTSIEARLVEVWEERSGVTMNGRLQDGRSKAIERFRTQGIPAARSEAWKYTPIRKVLESLPPLEVGAGSSADAVTADAVRALDISGLDGFRAVLVDGRFRADLSDLDGLPRGVRVLDLGESASDPVVLEHLDQSGTASRDAFTELNSAFVQDGLFVHLAKGVVMERPLVILQVISGAKPSLVQPRVLGVFERGSQARLVEVCRGLGSERVLINAVSEYFTATDALIDHVRLIDEPAETVHVNSLRSYQEEKSNFSTNVITLSEGLVRNQAYFLPDGEYCETHLSGFYLAQNGAHVDNHTLVDHAKPECYSNELFKGILASNSVGVFNGKVLVRQDAQKTNAYQSNKSVLLDESARTYSKPELEIYADDVKCSHGATTGELDQDAMFYLRTRGIRPEQARLILLEAFASDVLDRIALDPVREHIDQLVRTRLSRN from the coding sequence ATGGCTGACAACACATCCATAGAAGCCCGCCTCGTTGAGGTCTGGGAAGAGCGTTCCGGCGTGACCATGAACGGCCGCCTGCAGGACGGTCGCTCGAAGGCCATCGAACGGTTCCGCACCCAGGGTATTCCGGCTGCGCGCAGCGAGGCCTGGAAGTACACACCCATTCGCAAGGTGCTGGAGTCGCTGCCGCCGCTCGAAGTCGGCGCAGGCAGTTCCGCCGACGCGGTGACGGCCGATGCGGTCCGTGCCCTGGATATCTCCGGGCTGGACGGGTTTCGTGCCGTGCTGGTGGACGGCCGCTTTCGCGCCGACCTGAGCGACCTGGACGGTCTGCCCCGTGGCGTTCGCGTGCTCGACCTTGGAGAAAGTGCGTCTGACCCGGTTGTGCTGGAGCACCTGGACCAGTCAGGCACCGCCAGCCGGGATGCCTTCACCGAGCTCAATTCCGCCTTCGTGCAGGACGGTCTCTTTGTGCACCTGGCCAAGGGCGTGGTCATGGAGCGGCCGCTGGTGATTCTTCAGGTTATATCCGGAGCCAAGCCGTCCCTGGTACAGCCTCGTGTGTTGGGCGTGTTCGAGCGCGGCAGCCAGGCCCGCCTGGTTGAGGTGTGTCGGGGTCTGGGCTCGGAGCGGGTCCTGATCAACGCCGTGTCCGAGTACTTCACGGCAACGGACGCGCTCATCGATCACGTGCGCCTCATTGACGAGCCGGCAGAGACCGTGCACGTAAACAGCCTGCGCAGCTACCAGGAGGAGAAGTCCAATTTCTCCACCAACGTCATCACGCTGTCCGAGGGCCTTGTACGCAATCAGGCGTATTTCCTGCCTGACGGGGAATACTGCGAAACGCACCTGTCGGGCTTCTATCTCGCACAGAACGGGGCTCACGTCGATAACCACACGCTGGTTGACCACGCGAAGCCCGAGTGTTACTCGAACGAGCTGTTCAAGGGCATTCTGGCCTCGAATTCCGTTGGTGTATTCAACGGCAAGGTTCTGGTCCGGCAGGACGCGCAGAAGACGAACGCGTACCAGTCGAACAAGAGTGTTCTGCTGGACGAGTCGGCTCGCACCTACTCGAAGCCCGAGCTGGAGATCTACGCCGACGACGTCAAGTGCTCCCACGGCGCCACGACCGGCGAGCTGGATCAGGACGCCATGTTTTACCTGCGCACCAGGGGTATCCGTCCGGAGCAGGCCAGGTTGATTCTCCTCGAGGCGTTCGCGTCCGATGTGCTGGATCGCATCGCACTGGACCCTGTCAGGGAGCACATCGACCAGCTGGTTCGCACCCGACTCTCCAGAAACTGA
- a CDS encoding cysteine desulfurase, producing the protein MQPAPPRIATRSFDVAEVRADFPVLSRRIHGHPLVYLDNAATTQKPLTVLDRLDAYYRSENANVHRGVHTLSQEATDAYESVRGVMQRFLGAASPNEIVFTKGTTDSVNVVAGSMARGHLRRGDEILLTGMEHHSNIVPWQLAAEATGAVIKVVPVDDRGQMDMGAFQALLTPRTAVVAVVHVSNSLGTINPVEQIISDAHSMGAVVLVDGAQAVAHGPVDVRALDADFYCMSAHKVFGPTGTGVLYGKAEWLDRLPPYQGGGDMISAVSFEQTTYNEVPHKFEAGTPNIAGVIGMGAAIEYLRQFDIDEIQEHEDQLVTATMAGLEDLGGVRLIGTAARKTAVVSFLLEGLHPYDVATVMDRYGVAVRSGHHCTQPLMDHYGVPGTLRASFALYNTLDEVERLLASVEKARAFLS; encoded by the coding sequence ATGCAGCCGGCACCGCCCCGCATAGCGACCAGATCGTTTGACGTGGCCGAGGTGCGCGCGGACTTCCCGGTGCTGTCCCGGCGCATTCACGGGCACCCGCTCGTGTATCTGGACAACGCAGCGACCACGCAGAAGCCGCTTACCGTGCTGGATCGGCTGGATGCGTACTACCGCAGCGAAAATGCGAACGTGCACCGTGGGGTGCACACGCTATCGCAGGAAGCCACCGACGCCTACGAATCGGTCCGCGGCGTCATGCAGCGGTTCCTCGGGGCCGCAAGCCCGAACGAGATCGTCTTCACCAAGGGCACGACCGACTCGGTGAATGTGGTAGCCGGTTCCATGGCCCGTGGTCACCTGCGCCGGGGCGATGAGATTCTGCTGACCGGCATGGAGCACCACTCCAACATTGTGCCCTGGCAACTGGCCGCGGAGGCCACGGGCGCAGTGATCAAGGTGGTACCGGTGGATGACCGGGGGCAAATGGACATGGGGGCGTTTCAGGCGCTCTTGACCCCACGAACGGCCGTCGTCGCCGTGGTGCACGTCTCCAACAGCCTTGGTACCATCAATCCGGTGGAGCAGATCATCTCCGACGCCCACAGCATGGGCGCCGTGGTGCTTGTGGACGGGGCGCAGGCGGTGGCGCACGGCCCTGTCGATGTGCGCGCCCTGGACGCCGACTTCTACTGCATGTCCGCGCACAAGGTGTTTGGTCCGACCGGGACCGGGGTCCTGTACGGAAAAGCCGAGTGGCTGGACCGGTTGCCCCCCTACCAGGGTGGCGGAGACATGATCTCGGCGGTGTCCTTCGAGCAGACCACGTACAACGAGGTCCCACACAAATTTGAGGCGGGCACGCCCAACATTGCCGGCGTAATCGGCATGGGCGCCGCCATTGAATACCTGCGGCAGTTCGACATCGACGAGATCCAGGAGCACGAGGACCAGTTGGTCACGGCCACAATGGCAGGCCTTGAGGACCTCGGTGGAGTGCGCCTGATAGGCACGGCCGCCCGCAAGACGGCGGTGGTCTCCTTCCTGCTGGAAGGACTGCACCCGTACGATGTCGCCACCGTGATGGACCGATACGGCGTTGCCGTCCGGAGCGGCCATCATTGTACCCAGCCGCTGATGGACCATTACGGCGTTCCGGGCACCTTGCGGGCAAGCTTTGCGCTCTACAATACCCTCGATGAAGTCGAGCGCCTCCTGGCATCTGTCGAAAAAGCCCGTGCATTCCTGTCGTGA
- a CDS encoding SufE family protein — protein MGRYEHLIELGKGLPALDEAYRTEGHRVRGCQSQVWLAAERTDRGTIHYQADSDALITKGLVALLLRVLDEQPPADVADASMEFLDRIGMKEHLSPTRKNGLDAMIKRMKAYAEAAR, from the coding sequence ATGGGCCGCTACGAGCATCTGATCGAGCTGGGCAAGGGGCTGCCGGCCCTGGACGAAGCCTATCGCACGGAAGGACATCGGGTGCGTGGCTGCCAGAGTCAGGTATGGCTTGCGGCAGAACGCACGGATCGCGGGACCATCCACTACCAGGCGGACAGCGATGCGCTCATCACCAAGGGCCTTGTGGCACTGCTCCTTCGGGTGTTGGACGAGCAGCCACCGGCAGACGTAGCTGATGCCAGCATGGAATTTCTGGACCGCATCGGCATGAAAGAGCATCTGTCACCCACTCGCAAGAACGGGCTGGATGCGATGATAAAACGGATGAAGGCGTACGCGGAGGCGGCACGATGA